One Gordonia mangrovi genomic region harbors:
- a CDS encoding acyl-CoA carboxylase subunit beta, translated as MTTFRSTLDPAGEDFRVAERSMTEKLTELQAEFDKALAGGGEKYVERHRKRGKMIPRERIELLIDEDSAFLELCPLAGYGSDFQVGASVVTGIGVVEGVECMIVANDPTVRGGTSNPWTLRKILRCNDIALANRLPVISLVESGGADLPTQKEVFIPGGRMFRDLTRLSAAGIPTIALVFGNSTAGGAYVPGMSDHVVMIENASKVFLGGPPLVKMATGEDSDDESLGGAQMHARQSGLADHYAADEQDAIRIGRRIVSRLNWRKHGPGSVAEVVEPRYDPEELLGIVPGDLKIPFNPRDVIARVVDDSDFDEFKPEYGSSLCTGWARIHGYPIGILANAQGVLFSQEAQKATQFIQLANRSDTPLLFLHNTTGYMVGKEYEQNGIIKHGAMMINAVSNSTVPHISVLVGASYGAGHYGMCGRAYDPRFLFAWPSAKSAVMGAAQLAGVISIVSRAATEARGGTVDEDADAGMRQMIEAQIEAESVPAFLSGMLYDDGVIDPRDTRTVLGLCLSAIHNAPVEGTSNFGVFRM; from the coding sequence ATGACCACATTCCGGTCCACCCTCGACCCGGCCGGCGAGGACTTCCGCGTCGCCGAGCGGTCGATGACCGAGAAGCTGACCGAGTTGCAGGCAGAGTTCGACAAGGCACTGGCCGGCGGCGGCGAGAAGTACGTCGAGCGCCACCGCAAGCGCGGCAAGATGATCCCGCGTGAGCGCATCGAGCTGCTGATCGACGAGGACTCTGCGTTCCTGGAGTTGTGTCCGTTGGCCGGTTACGGCTCCGACTTCCAGGTCGGCGCGTCGGTCGTCACCGGCATCGGTGTCGTCGAAGGCGTCGAATGCATGATCGTCGCCAACGACCCGACCGTGCGTGGCGGCACCTCCAACCCGTGGACGCTGCGCAAGATCCTGCGGTGCAACGACATCGCGCTGGCCAACCGGCTGCCGGTGATCTCGCTGGTGGAATCCGGTGGCGCCGACCTACCCACGCAGAAGGAGGTGTTCATTCCGGGCGGGCGGATGTTCCGCGACCTCACCCGACTCTCGGCCGCCGGCATCCCGACAATCGCGTTGGTGTTCGGCAACTCCACCGCCGGCGGTGCCTACGTTCCGGGGATGAGCGACCACGTGGTGATGATCGAGAACGCCTCCAAGGTGTTCCTCGGTGGGCCGCCGCTGGTCAAGATGGCCACCGGTGAGGACAGCGACGACGAATCCCTCGGCGGCGCCCAGATGCACGCCCGTCAGTCCGGCCTGGCCGACCACTATGCCGCCGATGAACAGGACGCCATCCGGATCGGCCGGCGCATCGTGTCGCGGCTGAACTGGCGCAAACACGGTCCTGGGTCGGTGGCCGAGGTCGTCGAACCACGCTACGACCCGGAGGAACTGCTCGGCATCGTGCCGGGAGATCTGAAGATCCCGTTCAATCCACGCGACGTGATCGCCCGGGTCGTCGACGACAGCGACTTCGACGAGTTCAAACCCGAATACGGCAGTTCGCTGTGCACCGGGTGGGCCCGCATCCACGGCTATCCGATCGGCATCCTGGCCAACGCCCAGGGTGTCCTGTTCAGCCAGGAGGCGCAGAAGGCCACCCAGTTCATCCAACTGGCCAACCGTAGTGACACGCCACTGTTGTTCCTGCACAACACGACCGGCTACATGGTCGGCAAGGAGTACGAGCAGAACGGCATCATCAAACATGGCGCGATGATGATCAATGCGGTGTCCAACTCGACGGTGCCGCATATCTCGGTGTTGGTGGGCGCCAGCTACGGCGCCGGGCACTACGGAATGTGCGGGCGTGCCTATGATCCACGCTTCCTGTTCGCCTGGCCCAGCGCCAAATCCGCGGTGATGGGGGCAGCGCAGCTGGCGGGTGTCATCTCGATCGTGTCGCGGGCGGCGACCGAGGCGCGTGGCGGGACGGTCGACGAGGACGCCGACGCCGGTATGCGGCAGATGATCGAAGCGCAGATCGAGGCGGAATCGGTGCCGGCGTTCCTGTCCGGCATGCTCTACGACGACGGCGTGATCGATCCCCGCGACACCCGCACCGTGCTCGGGCTGTGCCTGTCGGCGATTCACAACGCCCCGGTGGAGGGCACGTCCAACTTCGGCGTCTTCCGGATGTGA
- a CDS encoding acetyl/propionyl/methylcrotonyl-CoA carboxylase subunit alpha yields MTDSTPQITSVLVANRGEIACRVFTTAQAMGLRTVAVFSDPDEHAPHTRMADAAVRLPGSTSADTYLRGDLIIAAARAAGADAIHPGYGFCSENAEFAQSVIDAGLAWIGPPPSAISAMGSKVNAKKLMADAGVPVLGDLDPAAVGADDLPLLIKASAGGGGRGMRIVRTLDELGDAVAAAAREAESAFGDPTVFCEPYVERGHHIEVQVMADTHGAVWAVGERECSIQRRHQKVVEEAPAPLVERIGGDLRQRLFEAARSAVSAIGYTGAGTVEFLADESGRFFFLETNTRLQVEHPVTELTTGTDLVEWQLRVAMGEPLDDAEPAANGHAIEVRLYAEDPAADWQPQSGTVHAIRIDADTEFGLLSRPGIRVDSGIVDGSEISTFYDPMLAKVISWAPNRRRAAAMLARALADATIHGPVTNRDMLVNTLRTEQFLAGETDTGFIDQIGLDVLSASTATDRDIHLAAGVAALADAAAARRDAPVQRGVPSGWRNLAAGYRVRRFAEVRGETEIEVRYRHGRASVDLPDLPGTTVVSSTPDQVTVDVDGVRHVWAVSRYGDLIVVDRPGVSVAMRRIPRFVDPSAIARPGSLLAPMPGAVIRVAVAEGDRVSSGQPLLWLEAMKMEHTISAPTDGVVATLSVQPGQQLSVGDVLAVITDDENNHTDQAAEQKEKVG; encoded by the coding sequence ATGACAGATTCCACACCACAGATCACGTCCGTCCTCGTCGCCAACCGTGGCGAGATCGCCTGCCGCGTGTTTACCACGGCACAGGCGATGGGCCTGCGCACCGTCGCGGTGTTCTCCGACCCCGACGAACACGCCCCGCACACCCGGATGGCCGACGCCGCGGTACGGCTGCCCGGGTCCACCTCCGCCGACACCTACCTGCGCGGCGATCTCATCATCGCGGCAGCCCGTGCGGCCGGTGCCGACGCCATTCATCCCGGGTACGGGTTCTGTTCGGAGAATGCCGAATTCGCGCAATCGGTGATCGACGCCGGCCTGGCCTGGATCGGACCGCCGCCGTCGGCCATCTCGGCGATGGGTTCCAAGGTCAACGCCAAGAAGTTGATGGCCGACGCCGGGGTTCCCGTGCTCGGTGACCTCGACCCGGCGGCCGTCGGCGCAGACGACCTGCCCCTGCTGATCAAGGCATCGGCCGGTGGCGGCGGCCGCGGCATGCGCATCGTGCGGACGCTCGACGAACTGGGCGATGCCGTGGCGGCCGCAGCACGGGAAGCGGAGTCGGCGTTCGGCGACCCGACCGTGTTCTGCGAACCGTACGTCGAGCGTGGGCACCACATCGAGGTCCAGGTGATGGCCGATACCCACGGCGCCGTGTGGGCCGTGGGTGAACGCGAATGTTCGATTCAGCGGCGCCATCAGAAAGTGGTCGAGGAAGCACCGGCACCGTTGGTGGAGCGTATCGGCGGCGACCTGCGGCAACGGTTGTTCGAGGCCGCGCGGTCGGCGGTGTCGGCCATCGGCTACACCGGGGCGGGCACGGTCGAGTTCCTGGCCGACGAGTCGGGGCGCTTCTTCTTCCTGGAGACCAACACCCGGCTGCAGGTAGAGCATCCGGTCACCGAGTTGACCACCGGCACCGACCTGGTGGAGTGGCAGTTACGGGTCGCGATGGGGGAGCCCCTGGACGACGCGGAGCCCGCCGCGAACGGACACGCCATCGAGGTGCGCCTCTACGCCGAGGATCCCGCGGCCGACTGGCAGCCGCAGTCGGGCACCGTCCACGCCATCCGGATCGACGCCGACACCGAGTTCGGGCTGTTGTCGCGGCCCGGCATCCGCGTCGACTCGGGCATCGTCGACGGCAGTGAGATCTCCACGTTTTACGATCCGATGCTCGCGAAAGTGATCAGTTGGGCGCCGAATCGTCGACGTGCGGCGGCAATGCTGGCTCGCGCCTTGGCCGACGCGACAATCCACGGGCCGGTCACCAACCGGGACATGCTCGTCAACACGCTGCGCACCGAGCAGTTCCTGGCCGGTGAGACCGACACCGGGTTCATCGACCAGATCGGACTTGACGTGTTGTCGGCGTCGACGGCCACCGACCGCGACATTCACCTCGCGGCGGGGGTCGCCGCGCTCGCCGATGCGGCCGCCGCGCGGCGGGATGCTCCGGTGCAGCGTGGCGTGCCCTCGGGTTGGCGCAATCTCGCGGCGGGATATCGGGTGCGACGGTTCGCCGAGGTTCGGGGCGAGACCGAGATCGAGGTCCGCTACCGGCATGGACGCGCGAGCGTGGATCTGCCCGATCTCCCTGGCACCACGGTGGTGTCGTCCACCCCCGATCAGGTGACGGTGGACGTCGACGGCGTCCGCCACGTGTGGGCGGTGTCGCGGTACGGCGACCTGATCGTGGTCGACCGGCCCGGGGTGTCGGTGGCGATGCGGCGCATCCCGCGCTTCGTCGATCCGTCCGCGATCGCACGGCCGGGGTCGCTGCTGGCACCGATGCCGGGCGCGGTCATCCGCGTCGCCGTCGCGGAGGGCGATCGGGTGAGCTCCGGTCAGCCGCTGCTGTGGCTCGAGGCGATGAAGATGGAACACACCATCTCCGCGCCCACTGACGGCGTCGTTGCCACGCTTTCCG